A region from the Lolium perenne isolate Kyuss_39 chromosome 4, Kyuss_2.0, whole genome shotgun sequence genome encodes:
- the LOC127294151 gene encoding nifU-like protein 2, chloroplastic — MQTATAAAAAPWTPTPSPSTSSSATPFKVGTGLRTSSAPRLLAKVARPRRRPRQVVQAIANPDPAVELPLTAENVEMVLDEVRPYLMADGGNVVLHEIDGNVVRLKLQGACGSCPSSVTTMKMGIERRLMEKIPEIVAVEPIADEETGLELNQENIEKVLDEIRPYLSGTGGGELEFVSIEEPIVKVRLTGPAAGVMTVRVALTQKLREKIPKIAAVQLLS; from the exons ATGCAGACGGCaacggccgcggcggcggcgccgtggACGCCGACCCCATCCCCGTCCACCTCCTCCTCTGCGACCCCCTTCAAG GTGGGGACGGGTCTCCGCACCTCCTCCGCGCCGAGGCTGCTTGCCAAAGTGGCTCGCCCCCGGCGGCGGCCGCGACAAG TGGTGCAGGCTATTGCCAACCCAGATCCAGCGGTCGAGCTGCCATTGACTGCTGAAAATGTGGAGATGGTGTTGGACGAAGTGCGTCCCTACCTTATGGCTGATGGAGGCAACGTCGTGTTGCACGAAATTGATGGAAATGTGGTGAGGCTGAAGCTGCAAGGAGCTTGTGGATCATGCCCATCCTCAGTGACAACAATGAAGATGGGTATTGAGCGGCGTTTGATGGAGAAAATACCAGAGATTGTCGCAGTTGAACCCATCGCTGATGAGGAGACTGGTCTTGAGTTGAATCAAGAGAACATAGAAAAG GTGCTCGATGAGATCAGGCCGTACCTTTCAGGCACAGGTGGCGGTGAACTCGAGTTTGTTTCAATCGAGGAACCTATTGTTAAGGTCAGGCTCACAGGCCCAGCTGCTGGTGTGATGACTGTTCGGGTGGCCCTCACTCAGAAGCTACGCGAGAAGATCCCTAAAATCGCAGCTGTCCAGCTGTTGTCATAA
- the LOC127294152 gene encoding MLO-like protein 4 yields the protein MEDEGRSLAETPTWSVATVTTLMVAACFLLERALSRLAKWLRKTKRKAMLAALEKIREEMMLLGVISLLLSQTARWISEICVPSTLFTKRFYMCTESDFGDLLQQGDNTANHTHIGRILSGSPSADTCSEGHEPFVSYEGLEQLHRFLFILGFTHVLYSFVTVVLSMIKIYSWRKWETQACTLSREQLQPKRKIMRRQSTFVFHHASHPWSKSKILLWMLCFLRQFKGSIKKSDYMALRLGFITYHKLPTSYDFHKYMVRSMEDDYNGSVGISWPLWAYAIICIFVNVHGLNIYFWLSFAPVILVLLVGTELQHVVAQLALEVVEATATNVGTQLKLRDDLFWFGKPRVLWWLIQFISFQNAFEMATFLWFLWELSANSCFMKNQYMVVVRLVSGLLVQVWCSYSTLPLNVIISQMGSKFKKSLVSEGVRDSLHSWCKRIKDRRHNPLFSRNGTLTSRSVCSLDTTIYEETDHETNTVCTLSRTVSASSLDEELTVVTVDDDDIAHIEQDTSLHH from the exons ATGGAGGATGAGGGGAGGTCACTGGCGGAGACGCCGACGTGGTCGGTGGCAACGGTCACCACGCTCATGGTCGCCGCGtgcttcctcctcgagcgagcgcTGTCACGCCTAGCCAAG TGGCTGCGGAAGACGAAGCGGAAGGCCATGCTCGCCGCGCTCGAGAAGATCCGCGAAG AGATGATGCTGCTCGGCGTGATCTCGCTGCTGCTGAGCCAGACGGCCAGGTGGATATCGGAGATCTGCGTGCCATCCACGCTCTTCACCaagagattctacatgtgcacggAGAGCGATTTCGGTGACCTTTTGCAACAAGGGGACAACACCGCGAACCACACCCACATTGGTAGAATCCTATCCGGCAGCCCATCGGCTGATACTTGCAGTGAG GGCCATGAACCTTTTGTTTCCTATGAGGGTCTTGAGCAGCTGCATCGTTTTCTGTTTATTCTTGGGTTCACTCATGTGCTCTACAGTTTTGTGACAGTGGTTCTGTCAATGATTAAG ATATATAGCTGGAGGAAGTGGGAAACCCAAGCATGTACACTCTCCAGGGAGCAGTTGCAAC CTAAGAGAAAGATTATGCGGAGGCAATCGACCTTTGTCTTTCATCATGCATCTCACCCATGGAGCAAAAGTAAAATACTTCTATGGATG CTGTGCTTTCTGCGTCAGTTCAAGGGTTCTATTAAAAAATCAGATTATATGGCATTAAGATTGGGCTTTATTACA TATCATAAGTTGCCGACTTCATACGACTTCCACAAATACATGGTACGGAGCATGGAAGATGATTACAATGGAAGTGTTGGTATCAG TTGGCCACTTTGGGCGTATGCCATAATATGCATATTTGTCAATGTTCATG GTCTTAATATATATTTCTGGCTATCATTTGCCCCTGTTATT CTCGTCCTGCTTGTGGGCACTGAGCTGCAGCATGTTGTCGCTCAGTTGGCGCTGGAGGTAGTTGAGGCAACAGCCACAAATGTTGGGACACAACTGAAACTGCGCGATGATCTGTTCTGGTTTGGAAAACCTCGGGTCCTGTGGTGGCTTATACAATTCATATCATTTCAG AATGCATTTGAGATGGCAACATTCTTATGGTTTCTG TGGGAACTGAGTGCGAATTCTTGCTTCATGAAGAACCAGTACATGGTTGTTGTTCGCTTGGTTTCTGG GCTGCTAGTTCAGGTTTGGTGCAGCTACAGCACGCTGCCCCTTAACGTGATTATTTCCCAG ATGGGATCCAAGTTCAAGAAGTCACTAGTCTCCGAGGGCGTCAGGGACTCCCTGCACAGCTGGTGCAAGAGGATCAAAGACAGGAGGCACAACCCGCTATTCTCTCGGAACGGGACGCTCACGTCGAGGTCGGTCTGCTCCCTCGACACGACCATCTACGAGGAGACCGACCACGAGACCAACACAGTGTGCACGCTGTCGAGGACCGTCTCGGCGTCGTCCCTGGACGAGGAGCTGACCGTTGTCACTGTCGACGACGATGACATCGCTCACATCGAGCAAGATACTAGTCTGCATCATTAG